The following are encoded together in the Citrobacter arsenatis genome:
- a CDS encoding FAD-dependent oxidoreductase: MSEDIFDAIIVGAGLAGSVAALVLAREGAQVLVIERGNSAGAKNVTGGRMYAHSLERIIPGFAEHAPIERIITHEKLAFMTDKGAMTIDYCNGEEAASSQVSYSVLRSKFDAWLMEQAEEAGAQLITGIRVDNVVQREGKVVGVEADGDILEAKVVILADGVNSLLAEKLGMAKRVEASHVAVGVKELIELPKSVIEDRFQLQGNEGAACLFAGSPTDGLMGGGFLYTNETTLSLGLVCGLHHLKDAKKSVPQMLEDFKQHPAVAPLIAGGKLVEYAAHVVPEAGINMQPELVGDGVLIAGDAAGMCMNLGFTIRGMDLAISAGEAAAKTVLSAMKRDDFSKQSLGEYRQHLDDGPMRDMRMYQKLPAFLDNPRMFTAYPEMAVSIARDLFTVDGSAPVPMRKKILRHAKKVGFINLMKDGLKGVTVL, translated from the coding sequence ATGTCCGAAGATATCTTTGATGCCATCATCGTGGGTGCAGGTCTGGCTGGTTCGGTTGCGGCGCTGGTGCTGGCTCGGGAAGGTGCACAGGTGCTGGTTATCGAGCGCGGCAATTCTGCTGGCGCGAAGAATGTCACCGGTGGGCGCATGTATGCGCATAGCCTGGAGCGCATCATTCCCGGTTTTGCTGAGCACGCCCCCATTGAACGCATCATCACCCACGAAAAACTCGCCTTTATGACCGACAAAGGGGCGATGACCATCGACTATTGCAATGGTGAAGAGGCCGCATCGTCGCAGGTTTCTTATTCCGTCTTACGCAGCAAATTTGATGCCTGGCTGATGGAACAGGCCGAAGAGGCAGGCGCTCAGCTTATCACTGGTATTCGCGTGGATAACGTAGTGCAACGTGAGGGTAAAGTCGTGGGTGTGGAAGCCGACGGCGATATTCTGGAAGCCAAAGTGGTGATCCTCGCCGACGGGGTGAATTCTCTGCTGGCAGAAAAGCTGGGCATGGCAAAGCGCGTTGAGGCATCGCATGTTGCCGTTGGTGTAAAAGAGCTGATCGAATTGCCAAAATCGGTGATTGAAGATCGTTTCCAGTTACAGGGGAATGAAGGCGCAGCCTGCCTGTTTGCCGGTTCGCCAACCGATGGATTGATGGGCGGTGGTTTTCTCTATACGAATGAAACGACCCTTTCTCTGGGGCTGGTCTGCGGCCTTCATCATCTGAAAGACGCGAAAAAATCGGTCCCGCAAATGCTGGAAGATTTCAAACAGCATCCTGCGGTAGCCCCGCTGATCGCTGGTGGCAAGCTGGTGGAATATGCCGCGCACGTTGTTCCGGAGGCCGGTATCAATATGCAGCCAGAACTGGTGGGTGACGGTGTTCTGATCGCCGGGGATGCTGCCGGAATGTGTATGAACCTCGGCTTTACTATCCGCGGTATGGATCTCGCCATATCCGCAGGCGAAGCGGCGGCGAAAACGGTGCTTTCCGCGATGAAGCGGGACGACTTTAGCAAGCAGTCGCTGGGCGAATACCGTCAGCATCTCGACGATGGTCCGATGCGCGATATGCGCATGTATCAGAAGCTTCCTGCTTTCCTTGATAACCCACGCATGTTTACCGCCTATCCTGAAATGGCGGTCAGTATTGCGCGCGACCTTTTCACCGTGGATGGTTCCGCTCCGGTGCCAATGCGCAAAAAAATCCTGCGCCATGCGAAGAAAGTGGGCTTCATCAACCTGATGAAAGATGGCCTGAAAGGAGTGACCGTATTATGA
- the fixX gene encoding ferredoxin-like protein FixX, with protein MTSPVNVDVKLGVNKFNVDEDSPHIILKTDPDKQALEVLIKACPAGLYKKQDDGSVRFDYAGCLECGTCRILGLDTALEKWEYPRGTFGVEFRYG; from the coding sequence ATGACATCTCCCGTCAATGTGGACGTCAAACTGGGCGTCAATAAGTTCAATGTGGATGAAGACAGCCCGCATATCATTCTCAAAACCGATCCTGATAAACAGGCGCTGGAAGTGCTGATTAAAGCTTGTCCGGCAGGGCTGTATAAAAAGCAGGACGACGGCAGCGTTCGTTTTGATTACGCCGGATGCCTGGAGTGCGGAACGTGCCGCATTCTCGGACTTGATACCGCGTTGGAAAAATGGGAATACCCGCGTGGAACGTTTGGCGTGGAGTTCCGCTACGGCTAA
- a CDS encoding MFS transporter yields the protein MQQPRNFDDIKFTSIHRRIMLWGSGGPFLDGYVLVMIGVALEQLTPALKLDAEWIGLLGAGTLAGLFVGTSLFGYISDKVGRRKMFIIDIIAIGVISAATMFVSSPVELLVMRVLIGIVIGADYPIATSMITEFSNTRQRAFSIGFIAAMWYVGATCADLVGYWLYDVEGGWRWMLGSAVIPCILILIGRFDLPESPRWLLRKGRVKECEEMMIKLFGEPVVFDEEAPQETRFLQLFNRRHFPFVLFVAAIWTCQVIPMFAIYTFGPQIVGLLGLGAGKSAALGNVVISLCFMLGCIPPMFWLNSAGRRPLLIGSFIMMTLALAVLGLIPDMGAWLVVLAFAVYAFFSGGPGNLQWLYPNELFPTDIRASAVGVIMSLSRIGTIVSTWALPVFITKYGISNVMLMGAGISLIGLLVSIAFAPETRGLTLAQTSQMTIRSKPVTRTGY from the coding sequence ATGCAGCAGCCCAGGAACTTTGATGACATCAAATTTACCTCTATTCACCGCCGGATAATGCTGTGGGGAAGCGGTGGGCCGTTTCTGGATGGTTATGTGCTGGTGATGATTGGCGTGGCGCTGGAACAGCTCACGCCTGCATTGAAGCTGGATGCCGAGTGGATTGGTCTGCTGGGTGCCGGTACGCTCGCAGGTCTGTTTGTGGGGACGTCGCTGTTTGGCTACATTTCCGATAAGGTCGGGCGGCGCAAAATGTTCATCATCGATATTATCGCCATTGGCGTGATATCGGCGGCAACCATGTTTGTCTCCTCGCCCGTTGAGCTGTTGGTGATGCGCGTGCTAATCGGCATTGTGATTGGCGCCGATTACCCGATCGCTACCTCGATGATTACCGAGTTCTCTAATACCCGCCAGCGCGCTTTCTCCATCGGTTTTATCGCCGCGATGTGGTATGTCGGCGCTACCTGTGCCGATCTGGTCGGTTACTGGTTGTATGATGTTGAGGGCGGATGGCGCTGGATGTTGGGCAGTGCGGTGATCCCCTGCATTTTGATCCTGATTGGGCGTTTCGATCTGCCTGAATCGCCGCGCTGGCTGCTGCGTAAAGGTCGGGTGAAAGAGTGCGAGGAAATGATGATCAAACTGTTCGGCGAACCGGTGGTGTTCGACGAAGAAGCGCCGCAGGAGACGCGCTTCCTGCAGCTGTTTAATCGCCGTCATTTCCCGTTTGTCTTGTTTGTCGCCGCTATCTGGACCTGCCAGGTGATCCCGATGTTCGCCATTTATACCTTTGGTCCACAGATTGTTGGGCTGCTGGGGCTTGGTGCCGGGAAAAGCGCCGCGTTGGGCAATGTGGTGATAAGTCTGTGCTTTATGCTGGGGTGTATTCCACCCATGTTCTGGCTCAATAGCGCGGGCCGCCGACCGCTGTTGATTGGCAGCTTTATTATGATGACGCTGGCGCTGGCCGTGCTGGGGTTAATCCCTGATATGGGGGCGTGGCTGGTGGTGCTGGCGTTTGCCGTATACGCGTTTTTCTCGGGGGGGCCGGGAAACCTGCAGTGGCTGTACCCTAATGAACTGTTCCCCACTGATATCCGCGCGTCTGCCGTCGGGGTGATCATGTCGTTAAGTCGCATCGGCACCATTGTTTCAACCTGGGCGCTACCGGTGTTTATCACTAAATACGGCATCAGCAATGTCATGCTGATGGGCGCAGGAATTTCGCTGATTGGTCTGCTGGTGTCTATCGCTTTCGCCCCGGAAACGCGGGGGCTGACGCTGGCGCAAACCAGTCAAATGACGATTCGCAGTAAGCCGGTTACCAGAACAGGCTATTAG
- a CDS encoding YgdI/YgdR family lipoprotein, producing the protein MQKHILITSIFTAAALFTVAGCSSNQAVKTTDGKTIVTDGKPQVDDDTGLVSYKNAQTGKTEQINRDQVKDMSELDN; encoded by the coding sequence ATGCAAAAACATATCCTGATCACTTCTATTTTTACCGCAGCAGCACTGTTTACCGTAGCCGGTTGCTCCTCAAACCAGGCGGTTAAAACCACCGATGGCAAAACAATCGTCACTGACGGCAAACCGCAAGTTGATGATGATACCGGCCTGGTGTCGTACAAAAATGCCCAGACGGGTAAGACGGAACAGATTAACCGCGATCAGGTTAAAGATATGAGTGAACTGGATAACTAG
- the kefF gene encoding glutathione-regulated potassium-efflux system oxidoreductase KefF has translation MILIIYAHPYPQHSHANKRMLEQARTLEGVEIRSLYQLYPDFNIDIAAEQDALARADLIIWQHPMQWYSTPPLLKLWMDKVLSHGWAYGHGGTALHGKHLLWAVTTGGGENHFDIGSHPGFDVLSQPLQATALYCGLKWLPPFAMHCTFICDDETLQAQARHYKQRLLEWQEVHHG, from the coding sequence ATGATCCTCATCATTTATGCGCATCCCTATCCGCAGCACTCGCATGCGAATAAGCGGATGCTTGAACAGGCAAGGACGCTGGAGGGCGTGGAGATCCGCTCGCTCTACCAGCTCTACCCCGACTTCAATATCGATATTGCCGCTGAACAGGATGCGCTGGCGCGTGCTGATTTGATCATCTGGCAGCATCCGATGCAGTGGTATAGCACACCTCCGTTACTCAAGCTGTGGATGGATAAGGTCCTGTCGCACGGTTGGGCGTACGGCCACGGGGGAACTGCGCTCCACGGCAAACATTTGCTATGGGCAGTGACCACCGGCGGCGGTGAAAACCACTTTGATATTGGCTCCCATCCTGGATTTGATGTGCTTTCCCAGCCCTTACAGGCAACGGCGCTTTACTGTGGCCTCAAATGGCTGCCGCCGTTTGCAATGCACTGTACGTTTATCTGTGATGATGAAACGTTGCAGGCGCAGGCGCGTCATTACAAACAACGTCTGCTGGAGTGGCAGGAGGTTCATCATGGATAG
- the kefC gene encoding glutathione-regulated potassium-efflux system protein KefC: MDSHTLIQALIYLGSAALIVPIAVRLGLGSVLGYLIAGCIIGPWGLRLVTDAESILHFAEIGVVLMLFVIGLELDPQRLWKLRASVFGGGALQMVVCGGLIGVFCMFLGLRWQVAELIGMTLALSSTAIAMQAMNERNLMVSQLGRSAFAVLLFQDIAAIPLVAMIPLLAASGASTTLGAFALSALKVASALVLVVLLGRYVTRPALRFVARSGLREVFSAVALFLVFGFGLLLEEVGLSMAMGAFLAGVLLASSEYRHALESDIEPFKGLLLGLFFIGVGMSIDFGTLIDNPLRIIILLVGFLVIKTVMLWLIAKPLQVPNKQRRWFAVLLGQGSEFAFVVFGAAQMANVLDPDWAKSLTLAVALSMAATPILLVILTRLEKSATGEEREADEIDEEQPRVIIAGFGRFGQITGRLLLSSGVKMVVLDHDPDHIETLRKFGMKVFYGDATRMDLLESAGAAKAEVIINAIDDPQTSLQLTEMVKEHFPHLQIIARARDVDHYIRLRQAGVDMPERETFEGALKTGRLALEGLGLGRYEARERADVFRRFNTLMVEEMVKGENDATSRAAVYKRTSAMLSEIIAEDRQHLSLIQRHGWQGTDEGKHTGDVADEPEVKPSA, from the coding sequence ATGGATAGCCATACGCTAATACAGGCGCTGATTTATCTTGGTTCTGCGGCGCTGATAGTGCCCATCGCCGTGCGGCTGGGGCTAGGGTCGGTGCTGGGGTACCTTATCGCCGGATGTATTATTGGACCATGGGGGCTGAGGCTGGTGACGGACGCCGAATCAATCCTGCATTTTGCGGAGATCGGCGTGGTGCTGATGCTGTTTGTTATCGGCCTGGAGCTGGATCCGCAACGTTTGTGGAAACTGCGCGCCTCGGTGTTCGGCGGTGGCGCGCTGCAAATGGTGGTTTGCGGCGGTCTGATTGGTGTGTTCTGCATGTTCCTTGGCCTGCGCTGGCAGGTAGCGGAACTGATCGGCATGACGCTGGCGCTCTCCTCTACGGCTATCGCTATGCAAGCGATGAATGAACGTAATCTGATGGTGTCGCAATTGGGACGGAGCGCGTTTGCCGTGCTGCTGTTCCAGGATATCGCTGCTATTCCACTGGTAGCGATGATCCCATTACTGGCTGCGAGTGGCGCATCCACAACGCTTGGGGCGTTTGCATTGTCTGCCCTCAAGGTCGCGAGCGCATTGGTGCTGGTGGTGTTGTTGGGGCGTTATGTGACGCGCCCGGCCTTACGTTTTGTCGCCCGCTCGGGCCTGCGGGAAGTGTTCAGTGCCGTTGCGCTGTTCCTCGTGTTTGGCTTCGGTCTGCTGTTGGAAGAGGTTGGGCTGTCGATGGCGATGGGGGCATTCCTGGCCGGTGTACTGCTGGCAAGCTCTGAGTATCGCCACGCGCTGGAAAGCGATATTGAGCCGTTTAAAGGGCTACTGCTGGGACTGTTCTTTATCGGCGTGGGGATGTCTATCGACTTCGGTACGCTGATTGATAATCCCCTGCGCATTATCATTCTGTTGGTTGGTTTCCTGGTTATCAAAACTGTCATGCTGTGGCTGATAGCGAAACCCTTACAGGTGCCGAACAAACAGCGCAGATGGTTTGCCGTATTATTAGGGCAGGGTAGTGAGTTTGCCTTCGTGGTGTTTGGCGCGGCGCAAATGGCAAACGTGCTTGACCCTGACTGGGCGAAATCTCTGACGCTGGCGGTGGCGTTGTCGATGGCGGCTACGCCGATTTTACTGGTGATTTTGACGCGTCTGGAAAAATCGGCGACCGGTGAAGAGCGGGAAGCCGATGAAATCGACGAGGAACAGCCGCGGGTGATCATTGCCGGGTTTGGGCGATTTGGCCAGATAACCGGTCGTCTGTTGCTGTCGAGCGGGGTGAAAATGGTGGTTCTTGACCATGACCCGGACCATATCGAAACGCTGCGTAAATTTGGCATGAAGGTGTTCTATGGCGATGCGACCCGGATGGATCTGCTCGAGTCTGCCGGGGCGGCTAAAGCCGAAGTCATTATTAACGCCATTGACGATCCGCAAACCAGCCTGCAACTGACTGAAATGGTGAAAGAGCATTTCCCCCATCTACAAATTATTGCCCGTGCGCGCGACGTGGATCATTACATCCGTCTGCGTCAGGCGGGGGTGGATATGCCAGAGCGTGAAACCTTTGAAGGCGCACTGAAGACCGGACGTTTGGCACTGGAAGGTCTCGGGCTTGGGCGCTATGAGGCGCGTGAACGGGCCGACGTATTCCGCCGCTTCAATACGCTGATGGTTGAGGAGATGGTGAAAGGGGAAAATGACGCGACTTCCCGCGCGGCGGTTTATAAACGTACCAGCGCAATGCTGAGTGAAATTATTGCGGAAGATCGTCAGCACTTATCGTTAATTCAACGCCATGGCTGGCAAGGCACGGATGAAGGTAAGCATACGGGCGACGTTGCCGATGAGCCGGAAGTGAAACCGTCAGCATAG
- the folA gene encoding type 3 dihydrofolate reductase: MISLIAALAVDRVIGMENAMPWNLPADLAWFKRNTLNKPVVMGRHTWESIGRPLPGRKNIVISSKPGTDDRVQWVKSVEEAIAACGDEPEIMVIGGGRVYEQFLPKAQKLYLTHIDAEVEGDTHFPDYEPDDWESVFSEFHDADAQNSHSYCFEILERR, translated from the coding sequence ATGATCAGTCTGATTGCGGCGTTAGCGGTAGATCGCGTCATCGGTATGGAAAACGCCATGCCGTGGAACCTACCTGCCGATCTCGCCTGGTTTAAACGTAATACTTTAAATAAGCCGGTTGTCATGGGACGCCACACTTGGGAATCCATCGGGCGACCGTTGCCAGGGCGTAAAAATATCGTCATCAGCAGCAAGCCAGGCACCGACGATCGCGTGCAGTGGGTGAAGTCTGTTGAGGAAGCGATTGCGGCCTGCGGCGATGAGCCGGAAATTATGGTGATTGGCGGTGGACGTGTGTATGAGCAGTTCCTGCCGAAAGCGCAGAAACTGTATCTGACGCACATTGATGCGGAAGTGGAAGGGGATACGCATTTCCCGGACTACGAACCGGATGACTGGGAATCGGTGTTCAGTGAATTCCACGATGCCGATGCGCAAAACTCCCACAGCTATTGCTTCGAGATTCTGGAGCGTCGTTAA
- the apaH gene encoding bis(5'-nucleosyl)-tetraphosphatase (symmetrical) ApaH, translating to MATYLIGDVHGCYDELVALLHQVDFNSEKDTLWLTGDLVARGPGSLDVLRYVKSLGDSVRLVLGNHDLHLLAVFAGISRNKPKDRLTPLLEAPDADALLNWLRRQPLLQVDEEKKLVMAHAGITPQWDLQTAKDCARDVEAVLSSDSYPFFLDAMYGDMPNNWTPELTGLARLRFITNAFTRMRYCFPNGQLDMYSKESPEDAPAPLKPWFAIPGPVSEAYSIAFGHWASLEGKGTPEGIYALDTGCCWGGDLTCLRWEDKQYFVQPSNRHLNLDPGEAVNA from the coding sequence ATGGCGACATACCTTATTGGCGACGTTCACGGTTGTTACGATGAACTGGTAGCCTTGCTGCATCAGGTAGACTTTAATTCCGAAAAAGACACCCTATGGCTCACCGGCGACCTGGTCGCGCGTGGGCCTGGCTCGCTGGACGTTTTGCGCTACGTTAAATCGCTGGGCGACAGCGTGCGGTTAGTCCTCGGCAATCACGATTTGCACCTGCTGGCCGTGTTTGCCGGTATCAGTCGTAATAAGCCGAAAGACCGGCTCACGCCGCTGCTTGAGGCACCGGATGCTGATGCGTTGCTGAACTGGCTACGTCGCCAACCGCTGTTGCAGGTAGACGAAGAGAAGAAACTGGTAATGGCGCATGCCGGGATTACCCCACAATGGGATCTGCAGACGGCAAAAGACTGTGCTCGCGATGTGGAAGCTGTGCTATCGAGTGATTCGTATCCGTTTTTCCTTGATGCGATGTACGGCGACATGCCAAATAACTGGACCCCGGAACTGACGGGGCTGGCGCGCCTGCGTTTTATCACCAACGCGTTTACCCGCATGCGTTACTGCTTCCCCAACGGCCAGTTGGATATGTACAGCAAAGAGTCGCCAGAAGATGCGCCAGCCCCGCTGAAGCCGTGGTTTGCCATTCCTGGCCCTGTCAGTGAAGCCTATAGCATTGCATTCGGGCACTGGGCATCGCTGGAGGGCAAAGGCACGCCAGAAGGGATTTACGCGCTGGATACGGGGTGTTGCTGGGGAGGCGATCTCACCTGTCTGCGCTGGGAAGATAAACAGTACTTTGTGCAGCCGTCAAATCGCCATCTGAATCTGGACCCCGGCGAGGCGGTCAACGCCTGA
- the apaG gene encoding Co2+/Mg2+ efflux protein ApaG gives MINSPRVCIQVQSVYIEAQSSPDDERYVFAYTVTIRNLGRAPVQLLGRYWLITNGHGRETEVQGEGVVGVQPHIEPGEEYQYTSGAVIETPLGTMQGHYEMIDEQGIAFTIDIPVFRLAVPTLIH, from the coding sequence ATGATCAATTCGCCCCGAGTGTGCATTCAGGTACAAAGCGTCTACATTGAGGCGCAATCCTCACCTGATGATGAACGTTACGTTTTTGCTTATACCGTGACTATCCGCAATTTGGGGCGAGCGCCTGTGCAGCTGTTGGGGCGTTATTGGTTGATCACCAATGGTCATGGCCGCGAAACCGAAGTTCAGGGCGAAGGTGTGGTAGGCGTTCAGCCCCACATCGAACCTGGCGAAGAGTATCAGTACACCAGCGGAGCGGTAATTGAAACACCGCTGGGCACCATGCAGGGTCATTACGAAATGATCGATGAACAAGGCATCGCCTTTACCATCGACATTCCCGTGTTCCGACTCGCCGTTCCTACACTCATTCATTAA
- the rsmA gene encoding 16S rRNA (adenine(1518)-N(6)/adenine(1519)-N(6))-dimethyltransferase RsmA → MNNRVHQGHLARKRFGQNFLNDQFVIESIVSAINPQKGQAMVEIGPGLAALTEPVGERLDKLTVIELDRDLAARLQTHPFLGPKLTIYQQDAMTMNFGELAQTMGQPLRVFGNLPYNISTPLMFHLFSYTDAIADMHFMLQKEVVNRLVAGPNSKAYGRLSVMAQYYCNVIPVLEVPPSAFTPAPKVDSAVVRLVPHATMPYPVKDVRVLSRITTEAFNQRRKTVRNSLGNLFSVEVLTELGVDPAMRAENISVAQYCRMANYLSENAPSKES, encoded by the coding sequence ATGAATAATCGAGTCCATCAGGGCCACTTAGCCCGTAAACGTTTCGGGCAAAACTTCCTCAACGATCAGTTTGTGATCGAAAGTATTGTCTCTGCTATCAACCCGCAGAAAGGTCAGGCTATGGTCGAAATCGGCCCGGGCCTGGCGGCATTGACTGAACCAGTAGGCGAACGCCTGGATAAACTCACGGTCATTGAGCTGGACCGCGATCTCGCCGCGCGCCTGCAAACACATCCGTTTTTAGGGCCGAAGCTGACGATTTATCAACAAGATGCCATGACCATGAACTTCGGCGAACTGGCACAAACGATGGGGCAGCCGTTGCGCGTATTCGGCAACCTGCCGTACAACATCTCCACGCCGCTGATGTTCCATCTTTTTTCCTATACTGATGCCATTGCCGACATGCATTTCATGTTGCAAAAAGAGGTGGTCAATCGCCTGGTTGCAGGGCCAAACAGTAAAGCGTATGGTCGATTAAGCGTCATGGCACAGTATTACTGCAATGTGATCCCGGTACTTGAAGTGCCACCATCTGCATTTACGCCTGCGCCAAAAGTCGATTCCGCCGTCGTGCGCCTGGTCCCTCACGCGACAATGCCGTATCCGGTTAAAGATGTTCGTGTACTGAGCCGTATTACCACCGAAGCGTTTAATCAGCGTCGTAAAACGGTACGTAATAGCCTCGGTAACCTGTTTAGCGTTGAAGTACTGACAGAGCTGGGTGTTGATCCGGCGATGCGAGCGGAAAATATCTCTGTAGCGCAATACTGCCGGATGGCTAACTATCTGTCAGAAAACGCGCCATCGAAGGAGAGTTAA
- the pdxA gene encoding 4-hydroxythreonine-4-phosphate dehydrogenase PdxA produces MTRTQRVVITPGEPAGIGPDLVVQLAQREWPVELVVCADAALLSDRAAMLGLPLSLLPYSPDTPARPQSAGTLTLLPIALRAPVVAGQLAVENGQYVVETLARACDGCLQDEFAALITGPVHKGVINDAGVPFTGHTEFFEERSRANKVVMMLATEELRVALATTHLPLRAVADAITPALLQEVIGILHHDLRTKFGIADPHILVCGLNPHAGEGGHMGTEEIDTIIPVLDELRAQGMKLNGPLPADTLFQPKYLDHADAVLAMYHDQGLPVLKYQGFGRGVNITLGLPFIRTSVDHGTALELAGRGQADVGSFITALNLAIKMIVNTNE; encoded by the coding sequence ATGACTCGTACCCAACGCGTTGTTATCACTCCCGGCGAACCCGCCGGGATTGGCCCGGACCTTGTGGTTCAGCTCGCACAGCGTGAGTGGCCCGTAGAACTCGTCGTCTGTGCGGATGCCGCACTTCTTAGTGACCGGGCAGCAATGCTCGGTTTACCGCTTTCACTCCTCCCATACTCTCCAGATACCCCAGCCAGACCGCAATCAGCAGGCACGTTGACGCTGTTGCCGATTGCGCTGCGGGCACCTGTTGTCGCGGGTCAGTTGGCGGTAGAGAACGGGCAATATGTGGTGGAAACGCTGGCTCGCGCCTGCGATGGTTGTCTGCAAGATGAGTTTGCCGCGCTGATTACTGGCCCTGTCCACAAGGGTGTAATCAATGATGCAGGCGTCCCGTTTACCGGGCATACCGAATTTTTTGAAGAGCGCTCACGGGCGAACAAAGTCGTCATGATGCTGGCAACGGAAGAGCTACGCGTTGCCCTGGCAACCACGCATTTACCGCTCAGAGCCGTTGCTGACGCTATTACGCCCGCCCTGCTTCAGGAAGTGATCGGCATTTTGCATCATGATTTGCGCACCAAATTTGGCATTGCCGATCCACATATTCTGGTGTGTGGTCTTAACCCGCATGCCGGTGAAGGCGGTCATATGGGAACGGAAGAGATAGACACCATCATTCCGGTACTCGATGAACTGCGCGCGCAGGGGATGAAATTAAACGGCCCACTGCCTGCAGATACGCTGTTTCAGCCCAAATATCTCGACCACGCGGATGCGGTGCTGGCAATGTACCACGATCAGGGTCTCCCCGTGCTAAAATACCAGGGATTTGGTCGCGGTGTGAATATCACGCTGGGCCTGCCCTTTATTCGCACATCCGTCGATCACGGCACCGCACTTGAACTTGCGGGTCGTGGACAAGCAGATGTCGGCAGTTTTATTACGGCGCTTAATCTCGCCATCAAAATGATTGTTAATACTAATGAATAA
- the surA gene encoding peptidylprolyl isomerase SurA — MKNWKTLLLGIAMIANTSFAAPQVVDKVAAVVNNGVVLESDVDGLMQSVKLNAGQAGQQLPDDATLRHQILERLIMDQIVLQMGQKMGVKISDEQLDQAIANIAKQNNMTLDQMRSRLAQDGLSYSTYRSQIRKEMTISEVRNNEVRRRVTILPQEVDALAQQVGNQNDASTELNLSHILIPLPENPTSDQVNAAESQARSVVDEARNGSDFGKLAITYSADQQALKGGQMGWGRIQELPGIFAQALSTAKKGDIIGPIRSGVGFHILKVNDMRGQSQSISVTEVHARHILLKPSPIMTDQQARLKLEQIAADIKSGKTTFAAAAKEFSQDPGSANQGGDLGWAAADIFDPAFRDALTKLHKGQMSTPVHSSFGWHLIELLDTRNVDKTDAAQKDKAYRMLMNRKFSEEAATWMQEQRASAYVKILSN, encoded by the coding sequence ATGAAGAACTGGAAAACGCTGCTTCTCGGTATCGCCATGATCGCGAATACCAGTTTCGCTGCCCCACAGGTAGTCGATAAAGTCGCAGCCGTCGTCAATAACGGCGTCGTTCTGGAAAGCGACGTCGATGGCTTAATGCAGTCCGTAAAACTTAATGCAGGACAGGCTGGTCAGCAGTTACCCGATGACGCCACGCTGCGTCATCAGATCCTGGAACGTTTGATCATGGATCAAATCGTCCTGCAGATGGGCCAGAAGATGGGTGTGAAAATCTCTGACGAGCAGTTGGATCAGGCTATTGCCAACATCGCCAAGCAGAACAACATGACGCTCGATCAGATGCGCAGCCGTCTGGCACAGGATGGCTTAAGCTATTCCACCTATCGTAGCCAGATCCGTAAAGAGATGACCATCTCTGAAGTGCGTAACAACGAAGTTCGCCGTCGCGTCACTATTCTGCCACAGGAAGTGGACGCCCTGGCACAGCAGGTCGGCAACCAAAACGATGCCAGCACCGAGCTGAACCTCAGCCACATTCTGATCCCATTGCCGGAAAACCCAACTTCCGACCAGGTCAACGCAGCTGAAAGCCAGGCGCGTTCTGTTGTTGATGAAGCGCGTAACGGTAGTGATTTCGGCAAACTGGCCATCACTTATTCCGCCGATCAGCAGGCGCTGAAAGGCGGCCAGATGGGTTGGGGACGTATTCAGGAGCTGCCGGGCATCTTCGCTCAGGCGTTAAGCACGGCGAAAAAAGGCGATATCATCGGTCCAATTCGTTCCGGTGTCGGCTTTCACATTCTGAAAGTCAACGATATGCGCGGTCAAAGCCAGAGTATCTCCGTGACTGAAGTTCACGCCCGCCACATTCTGCTCAAGCCGTCGCCGATCATGACCGATCAACAGGCACGCCTGAAGCTGGAACAAATCGCGGCAGATATTAAGAGCGGTAAAACAACCTTCGCAGCAGCGGCTAAAGAGTTTTCTCAGGATCCCGGATCTGCCAACCAGGGCGGCGATCTGGGCTGGGCTGCAGCGGATATTTTCGATCCTGCTTTCCGCGATGCGCTGACCAAACTTCACAAAGGCCAGATGAGCACCCCGGTACACTCTTCTTTCGGTTGGCATCTGATCGAGCTGCTGGACACGCGTAATGTTGATAAAACTGACGCGGCGCAGAAAGACAAAGCCTACCGTATGCTGATGAACCGTAAATTCTCGGAAGAAGCGGCAACCTGGATGCAGGAACAGCGCGCCAGCGCATACGTTAAAATTCTGAGCAACTAA